From Oceanipulchritudo coccoides, the proteins below share one genomic window:
- a CDS encoding 4'-phosphopantetheinyl transferase family protein: MRTTDQALLQGLFPPEISTSCSEPGIFRDQVFPEEWALVESAVAKRQAEFCGGRVSAHLALEKLGIAKTPILSNPDRSPCWPAGVVGTISHTKGFCGAAVCQRGEIIGLGLDIELAEPLDEKLIRRICTAGEQGWLSGYPVGQAGLFAKLVFCIKEAAYKCQYPITRQFIEFHQAEVRLDPGAKTYEIVFTGLKSGTPQYCAQIGGKYDMTDTHVFASAVIRRESPE; encoded by the coding sequence ATGAGAACGACTGATCAAGCGCTGCTGCAGGGCCTCTTTCCCCCTGAGATAAGCACTTCCTGTTCCGAGCCCGGAATCTTCCGGGACCAGGTCTTTCCCGAGGAATGGGCATTGGTCGAGTCCGCTGTTGCCAAGCGCCAGGCTGAGTTTTGCGGGGGCCGGGTCAGTGCACATCTGGCGTTGGAAAAGCTTGGCATAGCCAAGACGCCCATTCTTTCAAATCCCGACCGGTCGCCATGCTGGCCTGCGGGGGTTGTTGGCACGATATCCCATACAAAGGGTTTTTGTGGGGCAGCTGTTTGCCAAAGAGGGGAGATAATCGGCCTGGGGCTGGATATTGAATTGGCTGAGCCACTTGATGAGAAGTTGATCCGCAGGATTTGTACTGCGGGGGAACAGGGTTGGTTATCCGGTTACCCGGTTGGGCAGGCAGGTCTTTTTGCCAAACTGGTATTTTGTATCAAGGAGGCAGCCTACAAATGCCAGTATCCCATTACCCGTCAGTTTATTGAATTCCACCAGGCGGAGGTACGGCTCGATCCGGGGGCAAAGACCTACGAGATTGTTTTCACGGGTTTGAAATCCGGTACGCCTCAATATTGTGCCCAAATTGGAGGGAAGTACGACATGACGGATACCCATGTCTTCGCAAGCGCAGTAATTCGCCGGGAATCGCCCGAATAA
- a CDS encoding dodecin codes for MSDHIYKKVEIVGSSKESVEKAVENAVSRASKSLHNLRWFEVQEIRGHIDNGKVDHWQVGVKIGFTLDEND; via the coding sequence ATGTCAGATCATATATATAAAAAAGTGGAAATAGTTGGTTCATCGAAGGAATCGGTGGAAAAGGCCGTTGAGAATGCAGTCAGTCGCGCATCCAAGTCCCTGCACAACCTGCGATGGTTCGAGGTTCAGGAAATCCGTGGACACATAGACAACGGCAAAGTCGATCATTGGCAGGTAGGGGTGAAGATCGGGTTTACCCTGGATGAGAACGACTGA
- a CDS encoding glycosyltransferase: MAHILCMSTGTSGILNSSLQLVARLQALGHRVTYASPRPVGDIIEAEGVEFLQLPAVTGQTEPPLPEGIKQLGDFRRFLWKVRRKGIRQAEAVDRLGVGSFSGMLDDLSPDVVLAHVELHEFIITSVAKKFNVILFCSWFSIWNRPGLPPIESTIVPGNGFKGSRLGIRLAWARRMMKRWKENQSSAWSSGFTDRRSALRCYAKSIGFPRRLLQNYNWPPPFTYSELPVLSMTAGELDFPHSVRPNFQYIGPMVKTRRAEARVDEGTREKVTRVLEDCRQNGRRLIHLAATSMHAGDVSFLARILQAVGSRPDWVLIGGLGHASTLEELKDIPPNAHVFEMIPQLAVLRQAHCSINHGGINSINECLVFRVPILVYSGGMFDQNGCAARVAYHGIGLRGDKSDSVEAIVQRIEEILTDESIARKLQETASQYEGEEAGKRFSQLMDKLIST, encoded by the coding sequence ATGGCTCACATTCTTTGCATGTCGACCGGCACATCCGGAATCCTGAATTCCAGTTTGCAGTTGGTGGCGCGGTTACAGGCATTGGGGCACCGGGTCACCTATGCGAGTCCCCGGCCGGTTGGGGACATTATTGAAGCGGAAGGGGTTGAATTTCTGCAATTGCCAGCTGTTACCGGCCAAACGGAGCCTCCGTTGCCGGAGGGAATCAAACAATTGGGCGACTTCCGACGTTTCCTTTGGAAGGTCCGTCGTAAAGGAATCCGGCAAGCAGAGGCAGTTGACCGACTGGGTGTGGGATCCTTCTCCGGCATGTTGGACGATCTCTCTCCCGATGTGGTGCTCGCCCATGTCGAATTGCACGAATTTATCATCACTTCGGTAGCGAAAAAGTTCAACGTTATCCTGTTCTGCTCATGGTTCAGCATTTGGAATCGGCCGGGTCTTCCACCGATCGAATCAACAATTGTTCCCGGTAACGGATTCAAGGGAAGCCGGCTGGGAATCCGTCTGGCTTGGGCCAGGAGAATGATGAAGCGATGGAAGGAAAACCAGTCTTCGGCATGGTCATCGGGATTCACGGATCGTCGTTCGGCCCTGCGTTGCTATGCCAAGTCCATTGGCTTTCCACGCAGGCTTCTACAGAATTATAATTGGCCTCCGCCGTTTACTTACAGTGAACTTCCCGTGCTGAGCATGACTGCCGGTGAGCTGGACTTTCCTCACTCAGTACGTCCAAATTTTCAATATATCGGCCCAATGGTAAAAACCCGACGGGCGGAAGCGCGCGTTGATGAAGGGACTCGAGAAAAAGTCACACGCGTACTTGAGGATTGTCGGCAAAACGGAAGAAGGCTCATCCATCTTGCGGCAACGTCAATGCATGCAGGTGATGTCAGCTTCCTTGCCCGTATCCTCCAAGCTGTGGGCTCCCGGCCTGACTGGGTTCTGATTGGCGGCCTTGGGCATGCCTCGACTCTCGAGGAGTTGAAGGATATCCCGCCGAATGCCCACGTTTTTGAAATGATTCCGCAGCTGGCGGTGTTAAGGCAGGCTCATTGCTCCATCAACCATGGTGGCATCAACTCCATAAACGAGTGTCTTGTATTCAGGGTTCCGATACTTGTCTACTCCGGTGGGATGTTCGACCAGAATGGATGCGCTGCCCGCGTTGCTTACCACGGCATCGGCCTGCGGGGAGATAAATCAGATAGTGTTGAGGCAATCGTGCAACGCATCGAGGAAATCCTGACGGACGAATCAATTGCCCGGAAACTGCAGGAAACCGCCTCACAGTATGAGGGCGAAGAGGCAGGCAAGCGCTTCAGTCAATTGATGGACAAGTTGATATCCACTTAG
- a CDS encoding class I SAM-dependent methyltransferase — MTPLGIQLRLRRYASLVYQRIGLPSWSPEARYLKQSTSPKLHIGCGHHPLDSWLNTDMHLASKNSFYLNATRRFPYPDNAFDYIFSEHLIEHLSYSQGRVMLDECFRVLRPGGVIRTATPDLAFVIGTYFAEPDELTKAYLDHQHKSSMPWAPADDPVYYINNFVRDWGHQFIYDRESLSRSLADSGFIEVRELPVCESSEPALCELENTTRKPREFFELETIVIEAQKPPVSE; from the coding sequence ATGACACCCCTCGGCATTCAGTTACGTCTTCGAAGATACGCGAGTCTTGTCTACCAGCGAATCGGCTTGCCAAGCTGGAGCCCGGAGGCCCGATACCTCAAGCAGTCTACTTCCCCGAAATTGCATATCGGTTGCGGACATCATCCGTTGGATTCCTGGCTGAATACAGACATGCATCTGGCCAGCAAGAATTCGTTCTACCTGAATGCGACAAGGCGGTTCCCATATCCGGACAACGCCTTTGACTATATCTTCAGTGAACATCTGATCGAGCATCTCTCCTATTCCCAGGGGCGGGTCATGCTTGACGAATGTTTCAGGGTCCTGCGACCGGGAGGAGTCATCCGCACCGCCACGCCAGATCTTGCCTTTGTCATTGGCACCTATTTCGCCGAGCCCGATGAGCTGACGAAGGCTTACCTTGATCACCAGCACAAAAGCAGCATGCCATGGGCACCTGCCGATGATCCGGTTTATTACATCAATAACTTTGTCAGGGACTGGGGGCACCAATTCATCTATGACCGCGAATCCCTGTCCCGGTCGCTGGCTGATTCAGGGTTTATTGAAGTCCGGGAACTCCCAGTATGCGAAAGTTCCGAGCCTGCCCTTTGCGAGTTGGAAAACACCACCCGCAAACCAAGGGAATTCTTTGAATTGGAAACAATCGTCATAGAGGCGCAAAAACCGCCTGTTTCAGAATAA
- a CDS encoding PEP-CTERM sorting domain-containing protein (PEP-CTERM proteins occur, often in large numbers, in the proteomes of bacteria that also encode an exosortase, a predicted intramembrane cysteine proteinase. The presence of a PEP-CTERM domain at a protein's C-terminus predicts cleavage within the sorting domain, followed by covalent anchoring to some some component of the (usually Gram-negative) cell surface. Many PEP-CTERM proteins exhibit an unusual sequence composition that includes large numbers of potential glycosylation sites. Expression of one such protein has been shown restore the ability of a bacterium to form floc, a type of biofilm.) gives MKKLILTLLAASIAGLASHAQVTIYSTDFSSDTLIFDDNTDGGLLYKSQFTGEGTWGALASGAVDITTTKGSAALTLKGHENGSNRSAAMFINSATINGLTGLNTFELNFDILDINNAAGSTLYVSVFEAKFGVGSPNAYYMDVVTAAGVNGSVGKFAASDASFNQLGTTVTYTDADTAGGTSGLLDQTISFTRSDSSFDLVVFFGFDRDVTFSNAAWVDDVSITAVPEPSMYALLGGFLTLGFVLIRRRLK, from the coding sequence ATGAAAAAACTCATTCTCACTCTGCTTGCGGCAAGCATAGCTGGTCTGGCAAGCCACGCCCAAGTAACCATTTACTCCACCGATTTCAGCTCTGACACGCTGATATTCGATGATAACACGGATGGTGGGCTACTTTATAAGAGCCAATTCACCGGTGAGGGCACTTGGGGAGCTTTAGCCTCGGGTGCGGTGGACATCACCACGACAAAAGGAAGTGCGGCTCTTACCTTGAAGGGACACGAAAATGGCAGTAATCGGTCGGCCGCTATGTTCATCAATTCCGCCACCATCAATGGATTGACCGGATTGAATACATTCGAACTAAATTTTGACATTCTCGATATCAATAACGCCGCGGGATCCACACTCTACGTCTCTGTGTTTGAGGCTAAATTCGGTGTGGGCTCTCCAAATGCCTACTACATGGATGTGGTCACTGCAGCAGGTGTAAATGGATCTGTAGGTAAATTTGCGGCATCTGATGCCTCTTTCAACCAACTGGGGACTACTGTCACCTATACTGATGCAGATACGGCTGGCGGAACTTCTGGTTTATTGGACCAGACAATCTCCTTCACCCGGTCAGATTCATCGTTTGATCTAGTGGTTTTCTTCGGATTCGACAGGGACGTGACCTTCTCCAATGCCGCATGGGTGGACGATGTCAGCATAACCGCTGTCCCTGAGCCTTCCATGTATGCCCTGTTGGGCGGATTCCTCACCCTCGGGTTTGTGCTCATCCGCCGGCGGCTGAAGTAA